From Xyrauchen texanus isolate HMW12.3.18 chromosome 15, RBS_HiC_50CHRs, whole genome shotgun sequence:
ATCGCTTTAATAATGTTATTGATGCAGCACCATATATCATACAGCCATAATCCAACACAGATCTAATCATAGCTTGATATATCATCAACAATCCTATTCTTTCTGCTCCCCACTCTTTGCCAGCTATTGCCCTCATCACATTTAAGGATTTTCTACATTTATTATCAATTTCATCTATATGTTTTTTCCATGTATATCTGCTATcaaacccactgcctttctttgggtatgatgaagtaagagctgtagaaacccttcttcatctcggctggagggacaggctctatcgcgtccttgagtagcagagtggaAATCTCTGCTCGTTAGGTGCTGGCGTTTTCGCCTAGCATTGgcgtggagcgaataccgctgaaatgaggcgggagcctggcgaattgaatcgcatagctgagtcagatggtcctggccagccatcgcGACGGGCCGGAAAGCGCAAGCCATGCGTCTAAGCTCCGTGCAAGgagcactaacgggacgatcgttTGGACATACCATTTGGGCGTCGcggcgggggggagcaggtaatagtgcaAAAAGcgagaactgaggattctcctcccggccctccacccaGGGATGGATTGGTCTtgctaccagctccggagcaaacatctggCTTTGTGGGTGcaccgtctcaggaacgcttaggGGTTTTAGGGGCCCAAACGGGGGCCTAAAGAGGAGACGGAGGGCATTCGCCACCTGCGGGgcgctctacgctggggctgaaagctgggcccaggttgaggcggagctgctgTTGGCTTTTTCGCAGGGGGAAGTCCACAGCGAGCAGACGGGGACAGCCTGTGCTACGACGGCacggcatgatgtgggagatggcctccgtctgtttcttcaccatcgagaactgctgggcgaagtcgtcgatggtgtcgccgaagagaccgaactgtgAGATGAgggcgttgaggaagcgggcTTTGTAAACGTTGTGCATCTAcaccaagttcagccatagatggtgttcctgaaccacaagggtggccatcgcccacccgAGTGCTTGCGCGGTGatcttcgtagctctgagagcgaggtcggtggcagagtgcagttcgcttgtgtatgttgctcttttaccagaatcaaactcttttagaggagaataaactctttcagagaagtcaactcttttataagagaagcactgtcgaagcgcccaggggcagaggctgcacagcgtgcagagcgGAGAATCCCACTGGAATGCTCCATCAGatccaaattctgtctgccaacttgacattggccttatttcaagttcaagttcagaggtacgcgaggctctcagaagagaccccttgtgtcactacaatcgacacaacgttgagtgagtgacagaaggggaaatattgTTTCTTACAATATTTGAGGGATATATAATATTGCTGCTTCTAGAAAGAGATCCACAAAAAGTTTCCACTGATTCTTCATTTACTAGATTTATATTTCTCTCACaataatttttaaaagatttccagTCTGCTTTTTCATATAACCATTTTCTTTGCAGATAATAATCTGTTTTATATCTGTTAACTCTTATTGATCAAATTATTGGAAAGTGATCACTCCCAATAGTAGTATCATTGATCACATACATTCGCACATCTCTGCCATCTCATTTGAAATCATTGTTAGATCTATACTTGATGTAGTATTCCCTGTTATATTGGATCTAGTGCCTTCTCCTGTATTTAAACATCCAAGTGATCTATCATCCATAAATTGTTCCACTATTTTCCCATTACAATCTGTCTTTGTACTTCCCCATAGCCAATTATGCATTGAAATCTCCATACTATAGTTCCATTTTCCATGTATTCCGCCAACCTTTTCAAGTAACCCTTGTGAAATTTTATCACATGGATTGTAAAAGTTAAAAATCACAATTGATCCCTCTTGGTAGAATACCTCTATACCAAGACATTCTATTTCTTTGACATCTGTAAGTGTTCTATATGCTATTCCCTCTTGAATAAATGTCACTACCCCTCCACCTTGTGCTCCCTTTCTATCCTTCCAGAcagaattatataaaaatattttaaatcgcAGATTTGGTTTAAGCCATGATTCTTGTACACATATTATActtgtttattgttttaattccattataaatttcttAAATTCTTGTCCATTCGCTGTAAGACTTTTGCATTCCATTGCAGAACACTTATTACCATCAGGCTAATCAGACAATTGAGAAGCATCATGAACTGATGATCGAGAAAGAACATCATATATAATTTGAACTGATATTCCAGAAATCACCAAGAATTCTGATGCTGCTTccaggattacttttattttagctGATTTGCTTGTCATCATAGCAGTAACATTTATAATCTTGATAATGAAAACCCCAAAATTATCCTTTGTCATTATTAATTAGTTTTCTTTTATATAGCATTGAtgactgcatttgtttttttctgtcttttcttCTCTTAAAGAAGCACTTAAAGAGCTCTACAGTGCCATTAGCAAACAACAATCTGCACACACAGAGGGAGATTTCGTTGTGGCAGGAGATTTCAACCAATCAAACCTCCGGACTATTCTCCCCAAGTGGTAAAATCATGCTGGATTATGTCTACACCAACATAGAGAATTAATACAAAGCCATCCCCTGCCCCCATCTCGGGCAGTCTGACCACCTCTCTCTTCTCCTCATACAGCCCACTTTTTAAACAGATTAAACTGTCTATCAAGACTGTAAAAGTGTGGCCTGTAACAGCTACATAAGAACTCCAGGATTGGTTTGAAAACACTGACTGGACCTTTTTTTGCACATGAGGCTACTACAGACTTCCATACAAACATTGAGTTGGACACATCAGCGGTTCTGTCCAACAGAATTTGATGTGGGAAAATGCTACGGTCAATAAAACCATTTGTgtcttttcaaataaaaaaatcatggaTGAAGAGAGAGGTCCATCTGTTACTGAGAACATGAGACACAGCTTTCAAATCAGGGGGACAGAGAGGCCTGCAGTACTGCCAGATCCAACCTCAAGAAAGGCATTAAAGAAACCAAGAAGAAACTCAGGATTGAGGAGCACATTCTAACCATGATCCATAGAGTATGTGCCAGGAAATTCAAAGTCTAACTGACTACAAGCACAAAAAACCCAACAACCTAACCTGTGATGCCTTTCAACCAGATGAACTCTTCACATGCTTTGATACAGCAAGCAAAGTGCTAACATACACTATCCCTACCAACAACAATGTTAGCGACAACTATCAGGGTCTCACACTCTCCACTCACAACATAAGGTTTGCACTGCATAGGATTAATATCCGTAAAGCTGCAGGACCTGACAGAATACCAGGCATGTACTCAAGGCCTGTGCCGATCAACTGGCAGTGGTCTTCACCAACATCTTCAACCTGTCCCTGGTACAAGCAGTAGTCCCCACATGCCTTAAATCTGCAACCATCATCCCAGTGCCAAAACAGTCTGTTGTGACCAGCCCTAACAATTACCAACCAGTAGCCCTAACCCCATCATTATGAAGTGCATCAAAACCAAGATCCCTGCCAGTTTTGACCACCACCAGTTTGCATATTGTGCAAACAGGTCAACAGACGACACTATTTCCACTGCCCTTCACATGGCTCTGACACACTCAGAAGGCAGAGACACGTATATTAGCTCTGCCTTCCAAACCATTCTCTTCACCAATCTCTACTCAATATTACAAGACTTAGGTCTCAAACAACACACTATGCAAATTCCTCTAAATTTCCTAACCTGCAAACCACAGACTGTCAAATTAGGAAACCCGTAATACTTGACTCTGACACTGAATTCTGCACCACAAGAGTGTGTCCTGAGCCctcttctgtatttacttttctGGTATGAAAATTGCAGCTCAGTTGACCACAAAGCCCTTCAGCGTGTTCTCAAGACTGCACAACACATCAATGGCACTCTGCTACCAGCCGTTTAAGACCTAAACAACATATGCTTCCAGACCAGAGCACTTCCTGAAGATGATTCAAACTCATTAAAGCATGCACCACCAGGAACCGTATATAATTCACAAAGTTGCAATagtctcaaataaatatttttaccaGTAAATATCTTTGAAATTAAGTTTAATTTGATGTATTCAGTTTGTTGACTAGCCCAAACACAACCAAgttttttaagacttttaagaGACTACAGATTTTcggttacagcataattttctggaaagctgctttgaaacaatgtgttgtgaaaagcaatatacaaataaaaattttgaaATTACGCAATCCAGCTTTTTCCCACAGCACTGCCAGTTCATGTCATGTTTGTTTTGATGAAATCAGCAGTAAGGCAAGCTGAGGTAAAGGGGAGGATCACGGAGTCTGAGAAGTATAAAATTTCTGCTCTGGTAACAAACTGTCAGAATCTCAGAAGCTTCTCTTTGCTGTTAACCATGGTCTTCTCAAAGACTCCACTGGGTTTGGTTCTCTTAGCCATGTTGGCAATGGTGGCTGAATCCTCATGGGGCAATGGTATGTTTACAAATCTTACTAGTGTTTTCTTTACTTGCATTGTCTTTCATTAAATGATATGCACCTTCTGTATGGATTATGTATCATTTTTGGCTTAGAAATTTTTAATCATTACATGTGCACATGCAAAGGAGTTATCTTTTTTCTGTCTGCACATTAAACCTCTTCAGGGAAGGGAAATTCCTATAATTACGACCTTTCCAAAATGTCTGACCTGAGGAAACTGTACAACTCCAAAGTGTACAAAGCTGAGAGGATGACCAGACCTTTGGAGGGGATGTCTATCAAATTAGGCATATTGAGCCACTCTGGAGTCAGGTAAAATAAGAAGATACAATCAACCATTTTTAAACTTTAGTTTGTGTAATATGTATCAATATAAACAAGGGGCTAAAAATATTGTAGGGAGAGAATGACTTAAATCTTATACAGGTCTTCTTCTGGTCCTGCTTTTAGAGTGACTCTGGAAGATGGCACTAAATGGCTGGTCCATAAAGGAGATGGCTACGGTATCTCATCTCAGACCGTTGTTGTGGATGCACGTCATATGAGCAATAATTGGAAAGCAAGTGTTTCTGTAACCCTGATCTGCAGGATTGCATTAAAATctatagttttataatgtttattaatgaTACATTCATTTATACTGTACCTGAAGCTCTCTATAAAGCTATTTCTTATTAGTTGTTATCAGAAGATAATTTTAGGTGTTTActaattattatactttttttttttttactgaacagATTGTTGAGACGAAAAATTTTGGTGGAAGCAAGACAGTGTCTGATTTTGTGAAGGCTGGAGGAACGGACTACAAACTTATCTTTGATAACTGTCATGATGCTTCTGGACGCATGATGGATGGTTAAATTcataaatgtagttatagtaacgttcattcacTACATTGCATGTGTTGCATGTTGTGAATAGAGTATCACTTTACTCATTTGTATTAATTAGACAATACATGGTGAATTGTGACACTGTTACtatgttgctttaaaaaaaaaaaatatgtataattttgcTTTAGtgtgatatattttttcaaaattttgAAAAGGATATCTTAAGATCTTTCCTAGATAAATTTCCTAAAAATCCAAtaacctaaataaataaaaaaaagttgctgCAAAGGAGAGAGTTTGATGTGTCCTTCCATTTATCTATAAGTCTTAACTCTGTTTGAATTCAAAATGCTGTGGAACATATGTAGAATTCCACTTTTAGAATTCCATAAAACACAAGAGCACAAGAGAGTACACTCCCTGAACAGTAGCAAAATGCAATAATAGGAGGCAGAAAACATTTGGTTTAACACAAATGCAttggtcagagagagagagagagatcctgtCTTTAGGTCTGGAACATTTCCACCAAGGTTTCCCAACCTTTTCTGTCTTATACCCCACAGCTCCTCAATAAGGCTCAAGTACACTTTCATCAACACCAAACCAGTACAGAAATGTGTTCTTTTAAACAACTGTATAACATGCAACATTATTATTCAGATTATTAGTTACTTTAAAACAatacagaacaaaataaataaaaagtgtctatttatatatatatatatatatatatatatatatatatatatatatatatatatattaatacagtgaaaaaaacactctattagcataacataaatttaagtaaataaataaaaatgtccatgtactaaaataaaatattttatgcaatGAGTGTACCTTcctttactattactattattttaaatggccatggaaaataaaaaagcaaaaagtagtctgaactttcaccttttgctgaccctttatgcttcgcagagttaatgtgtgcttctaaatcacttgcacctttattagcaactgacacataagtgccagctttacatggcATACATTCTGTTTCCCACGGACCTCGACCTggatgaaagcatgggaatttatTGTGCAAATCTTCtctaaatttgcactttcatttgggcattgtttccactcagctgtcatttgctgctactggcaagcaactgtttgatgtcGAATACAACAGCCCTTTTCCCATTTGCGGAGAGATACACAGGCAGGAATTTgtccaatagttgctgcaagcctcatataatcaaccaattgtgtgcgagaaggcgggacttacaaagaggggttaagcaatgcaaatatgcgcgcacacacaatgaagtgtgtgtatatgtgtgttgtaGGTTTTTACAAAGCAAACACAAGGTAAATGAGGCCTACTCCTGGTTGTGCACTGACATATATCCATTAACTTCATGACTAAAGTCACCATAGTCCTTTGTGCTATAAGTAGGGATGAGAGATATCACATcatttcttttcgatccgataccaaaaATGTCAAGTCCAGTATTGTCGATACGAATACTGAtacttctattattattattattattattattttgtaattatttgtattattaaattggtaatttaaaatataatgttttgtcATAATtcgtcattattattattatttacatttgtgagcctaaacagaaatttattagacttctgttttgtttacccttacaaaaatgaactatGGTTTTTCACTCCAGTAACTACAGTTTAACCATgggatttagttaaaccatagttaccacacaattaaccacgGTTACTACaacataattactgtagtaaaaccaccatttagtgtgaatttactccagaagctgtttctctgattttctatcattacctctacaaggcactgatTCCTCTTGTTAGAACGAGCCTTGAGACAGCACAAGCGCTTGTCTGCTTATGTCTTTCagcatgcatgttaagatgagcggaagaagaaataGATCTCATCCTGCAAAAGTATTTGCTAATGTAGcctaatcctttttttttttttcactttgaagcttatgattattgttcatggtaaccaaataataatatccatatagttaaaaaaaaataaatctgaatttatatttttgtgtgaggatcgatatttttgaaACAACACCAGTAAGGCTATCCCatactgtcccgggccatcagagaggcaaagcgcacatACGCACAGAGAATCCACAGCCACTTCCAGGACATCAGCGACACACGGcccatgtggcagggcatccagaccATCACCAGTTACAGGAAAACATCAcctgcctcccttccagatgcgctgaacaaattctacgctcggtttgaggcgcagaaTGATGTGGcagtgaggaagaccacccctcctcccaacaaccaggtTCTATGTCTTAcaacggctgatgtgaggaaaactcaaCCCAAcccatggctgctggcactggctcttggacggtcatggctactggcactgggacggtcgaggctacaggcgctggctcagggacggtcgaggctacagacgctggctcagggacggtcgaggctacaagcgctggctcagggacggtcgaggcgacaggtgctggctcactgctggctgaggcgacaggcgctggcttacCAATGGCTGGGGTGACAggcgctgactcactgacatcgggggctaatggctctggctggttgaccggagctgacgagggctcgggctcgctgaccgtggttgaagagggctcgggctcgctgaccgtggctgacgagggctcgggctcgctgaccgtggctgacgagggtgcaggctcactcaccgtggctgacgtgggcaagggctcgctcaccgtggctgacgtgggtgcaggctcgctcacagtgacaggcgtgggctctggctcgcagaccggggcaggcgtgggccgggaggcagaagcacgtcttctcttcctcctctgggcagacgaagAGGAACGTGCTTGCTCGTGgggggcgactggcgtggggatgGGCTCgatgacaggtggggctggtgcgacaggaagcgccatggatgactggggagtcaccactgtgggaggagaggtgaaATCCTCCTCGGCGATGCCCACGGTGtacggtgagccgcagaccagtaaggtcgcctccaggaagtcgcggagagtccaacCACGCGTCgccggcggcaaacgctccctgagcgaacagtgtaaagtgtccctgaagaaaaccaccagggctgagtccagGAAGTCTGTGATcttcgccagcgcgaggaagtcgctgatgtggtcttcaacagggcggtcctcttgtttgaggctgagCAACCAGAAGTTGGCGTgttgcaccgctagatccattgtttgggtcaatcgttctgttaggGCTGTGTGGGAAGCAGGAAAAGGCAGACGGGCGATTCGGATCTAAGTGCGGCTTTATtgcaacaaaacacaaacactggactcaggcaaaacaggaacaaataaaaagtccacgatgggaaaacaagctgaaacacaaaatgacatccaggggctacaataaaactaaaacacgaaataaCATACAGACTGGGAAACATACACGAGAGGCAAGGTAACCACGAGAATTAACACAGAGGGCCGAGAACAACGGacatgaaacgataacgattgacaaagggaaggggagaaagcggggtttaaataaacagacaaggtaatgacaaaataacagacaggtgcggacaataacacagtgatcagggctgggagtgtgatccgggaattgtgggaagtgcagtttcacacacggacagtgtgtgagtccaactaaatattagtgtatgcaactttttgtttttggccaagCCATTAGAGTAGAATCATAGTATGCCATTTTGAATGTGAATCCATCCTAATGCACAGGCAAGGGGGAACTCTGGTGGTAGGAAAGAAGAAGCAGCTCAGATGTAGTGTGTGGTGAATAGCGCAGTGAATAGCAATTACACTAATCTAAAGGCACAGatcaaatatgacaaaatataggggatgtgttaggaCAGGTTAAGTTGATGtggttatttatttagttatataatAAGGGATTTTGAGgcataatgaaccaaatatcataAAAATGTTTCTTATTCATTTCAAACATGTTCCACTTTCTAAAAAGTTCTTTCATAGCTTTATTTGCAGCGTTTACTCTGTTAATCTTATTCGTATCTTCTGTAGCTGGATTCTGAACTGGAGGATTTGATGCAACTAAATGAACCAAGTCCTCTGGAGAATCTTATCATCAGAAGTTCTGTTTACAAAGCAGGTTGGAGAATcattgagtgtatgtgtgcagtACAGCAAAAACTTTATGGGCTGATGGTTTAACACAAATTGTAATTATTTATCAACATTAAACATTCAATCATACATTAAAAGGCATTTAGCAGCTTGTTTTGAAATCCAGTTGATAACTAGCTGTGGACAAGGAGAttgattttctaaaaaaaaaaaaaaaatgtattggtctCCATATTGTGTCATTTCAGGCAAGAACAAATGTCTAACTCTCCCTGAAAGCTCCAATTGCATCCAGAATATACTTGAGGACATCAGCTCTCCTCAACAGTGCATGTCATGTGTATTTTTCAGTCCTTTTAAAGTAAACTAGAATTTGAAGGCACATGGGCAATCTTCTGCAATTTAGAACAGATcttaattgtaaaatgttataaCATGTAGAAAGACTATGCTCACATAATCCTAAATGGTTTTATTTGCCAGgtttttaaaagtcattaacTTAAGTTTAATTTAGCAAGTTGTTTTGTATGTTCTGAAAATTCCAGAACTTGAgttgattttaaaatgtgcacATGAATAGAGCTGGTTTGgtaagtttttgttcatgtcatacTATAACCTTATTTGGATTGGTTTGATGCTTCCACAGCATTCAGCGCAGACTCTCTCTGCAGTAACCAATTCTGCACCATGCTTACTTGCCCTCCATTGGAGTGGACTCCAACCCTCTAAATAGCCATTGTGACAGCCCACAGGATCATGATTTGCTACCAGTACAGCACAAGGATATGGTAAcaaaatgcatgcatgcatggatCCACAATTATGGATACTTTACAGCATGCATACATGTTTCTTCACTATCCTCAACTtaccaaaaaatatta
This genomic window contains:
- the LOC127656048 gene encoding uncharacterized protein LOC127656048 isoform X2, with translation MVFSKTPLGLVLLAMLAMVAESSWGNGKGNSYNYDLSKMSDLRKLYNSKVYKAERMTRPLEGMSIKLGILSHSGVRVTLEDGTKWLVHKGDGYGISSQTVVVDARHMSNNWKIVETKNFGGSKTVSDFVKAGGTDYKLIFDNCHDASGRMMDG